The following DNA comes from Brassica oleracea var. oleracea cultivar TO1000 chromosome C5, BOL, whole genome shotgun sequence.
CTGCATAGTCGTCGTGCTTTTCCCTGTCTAGCCTCAGCCTTAGATGTTGAGCTTAATGATCTGAGCTTAATGATCTTATCTGGTCTGTGGAGTCTCTTGCTAGTCACCACTTGGAAGTGTGATCTTTGAGTCCTCGTCTTTGGACCTGCGTCAAGCTTTGTTGCAACCGGACCTTTTTCCTCAGCATCAGGCTCTATTATCATTAATTCTCCATCGTCTTAACTGCTTCCAGGCTTGGAGTGTTGATTTCGTTAAGTCTTCGAGAAACCTGTCAGTGATCTCGATTGCTACTAGTGTGACCTCGGACAATAGGCACCAGTCATATGTGGCTTCCAGTGGTTCTTTCTGGTTGAATAATCTTTTGCAGAAGGAAGCTTTAACCAAGTTTGTAGGATTATACTCCTCTGTCCCTGTTGCTGTGTGAGCTATTTTTTGAAGAATCTTTCCTCTACACGCTCTCCTCTGTTCCTGTCTCCCCTGCACTATGCGGGTATCTTTCATTGCTGCCTATTGGTAGTCTAACTCTATGGGGCTGTTCGTTTCACCATCTGTCATTTTCATCCAGATGATCCATTTATATGATCTATCCAGATGATCCATTCAGATTTTTAGGACTGTTTGTTTGTCCATCTAAATGAATTCAAATGACTTTTCTAGATGAATCATCTAAATGAATCTTATGTCTGTTTTTCTATTTTCATTTCCATTTATTTACATAAATTGGTTAAATTAACATATAAATTTATTTAAATAATTCTGTATTTTTTTAATTAAATAATAATTAAGAATAGATGTAAAAGTCAAAAACGCTGTTGTACCGCACCATTACCGAAGATATAGGAAATTGAGTGCGGTATGTTAAAAACCAGAACAAACAAAAAAAAAGTTTTGTATGTGCGGTTTTCTGATCAACTACGCTTTCTCTGATTGGTGACATAAACAAAATTTTAGTTGGACTGTAGCAAAACCACCCGTCCCGCTTACACCATTCATTACCTAAGTTCTTGAAGATATACAAACGTCCCTTTCCTCTTTACTTTAATTACCACTTGATAACAAGTAAACGCAACAGGATAAAAAGTTATTTACATCAGTTATTTTGTGTTTAACTGAATGTTTAGCTTTAACCGACCAAAGAAAAATAGTATGAGACCTCAAAGATATAATTATTAATATATACAAAAAATTAAAAATTTCCCAACAAATAGAATCACCAGAATAATTTTAGACAATTTTTAAGAATCTTTAAAAATGAATATCAAAATAAATATGGAAATGAAAAAGCCAACTTTTTAAAAATCTTTGCATTTTTAAAATGAAAAGATACTTCTATACACATTTATACAATCTATTGAAAACTATGCAATTTTTCATGTTTATATATATTTTTCCAAATACTTTTGATGATCTTTGAATAGTGCATCTTTTTCTTTTCTATTATATTTTTTTTATTGTTGTGATTTTCTGGATTCTTTTTAGTTGTAATTGTGTTTGTAATTTGTCATTGCATACAACTTCTTATAGAGGAGACTAAGCGTTGCAAGAGTTGACAACTAAATATTGCAAGAGTGTTAGCTAATGGTTGCATAGTTAACACCAAAAATTATAATAGTTTATCACCAAATCTTATAATCTCCGATAATTGCAATGTTCATCATCCAAGATTACAGTGGTTAATCACCAAAAATTACAATATTTCATTTAATCAATTGCAATCATTTAGACAATTGCACTAGTTCATTTGAATGGTTACATAGGTTCACTTAAATATTCAACAAATTCACTAAATAAACAATACATATATCAAGTTCATGCATAAATAAAAAGTGCATATATAAAAATATGTGTTCTTGTTTTACTCTTTGCTAATACTTATCTACTAATAAATAATATTGCCTAAGCATGTCTGAACATTTTATCTGAAACTCAAATAAACAAAACCGAATCAGACTAAAAACCCCACAACAAAAAAAGAATATTATAAATCATAAAGTAAAATTTAAAACCATATATTTAAGTTGTATATATATAATATTATGAATAATTAAATTACTCAACTAACCAAATTACCTGAATATTTTCAGTCAATTTTTCAAAAATGTATTTAAAATAGATATGAAAATGAACAGAAATATAATTCCTTAAAAAACTACACAATTTTAGGATCATTGTATTTACAATCTCATATAAGAATGAAAAGACACGTTTTTACAATCTCATATAAGTCATTGTATTTTTAAGAAAAAAGACTCATTATGAAAAAACACAACTATAGACATTTTAAAATTTCTTTTAATTTTTAGGATGGAGAGATACACCTCTTGAGATGTTTTTGCTATCCACATCCCAAACTTTCTATATAATCTAAATGTTTGAAAATGTACAATATGGATCATGTGTTGATGGAACATGCATGATAATGCAGTTTTCTAAGAAGAAAAACACATACCTATTCAGTTTTAAGAATATAAAATTCGGGTTTTTATTTGGTTTACCTAGTTTGAGATTGTTTGATTAACAATAAACCGGCTAAAATTATGGTATTTACTATTTAGGTGATTAAGTTCACTATTTTTGTTGTAATTCTGGTTGCATTTTGTGTGTATGTGTGTGTGTTTGTGTTTTTTTTTGGGTGTAGTAGTTTTGTGTTCTCGCAGATGTGTAACTTCTCAAAATTATTTATTAAAATCAAGTGTTAGAATTAATAAGAGCCAATTCAAATGGTATGCAAAGACAGATTTTTTACTACCCTTCCCCCAGACGATTTTTTACTACCCTTCCCCCGCCCCTCCAAGAAAGGCTCTGACTTCTTGAGAAACAAATAAATATTGGTAAACTATTCCTGGAAAAATAATAGGATTTTTAACGTTAAAACCCTTCAATTAAGTTTGTTTTGGGTAAAAACCCCCGAACTAAATATTTAAAGAAAAAACCCGCGAACTAACGTTATTTAATGAATTAAACTCTATCAGGTCATAATTACCATTACTACCGGTAAATCTTTAATTTAGGGGTTTCTACATTAGGTAAACATAGTTGAGGGGTTTTACCATTAAAAATTTTAAAAACAAAAAAAATCAGAATTTTATAATATTATTTAAAAATTAGTAACTTTTTTTTGACAACATAAACGAGAACTAAGTAACTGGACCGCGCGATTCAGAAAGCCAAACCGAAAGTATTGAATCGACATATAACATAGCTGAATGAGAACTCCTCGCACCACTTGCAAGCATGTCCGCCATAGTATTTTGTGCTCTTGGAATATGTCTGATCCGGAAGTTAGGAAATAAAGTCTTACTGCGTCTAAATTCTTTATATAATTTTTGTTATATTTTCTCGGTTTTTACATTTTTAATTTATACATTTATAATGTTGATGTTAAAAACAAATCAAACTCATATATTTACAAAAAAAAAAATTAAAAATGCTAATTTTGAAAATTTAGGTTACTAATTTTTATATAATATTATAAAATTTTGATTTTTTTGATTTTTAATGGTAAAACCCCTCAACTATGTTTACTTATTGTATAAACCCCTAAACTAAAGATTTACCGGTAGTATTGGTAATTATGACTTATTAGGGTTTACTTAATTAAATAAAGTTAGTTTAGAGGCTTTTACGTTAAATACTTAGTTTGAATGTTTTTACCCAAACAAACATAGTCGAGGGGTTTTAACGTTAAAAATCCAAAATAATACTAGGATTTTTGAAAAATAATAGGATTTTTGAAAAATAATAGTTTACTGTAAAGTAAAAACAAGAAGCTATGCGCAAACTTGGGTCACTCAGAATCTTTTATATAAAGGTGGGCTTAGTATCCTAAATTGGCTTTATTCTAATCCTCTCAAAGACACCATTGTAACTGGCTTCCGTTCATTTGATTTACATTTCTCTAATCCAGCCATTAGAGATTTGGAAATGATAATTACACTTTTTTGCAGCTTCGTATTGGGAATAAAGCCATTTCTTTCTTTGAAAAAAATGTAAAGATCTCAACAATAAAAGCGACAAATTTTCATGCAATTTACCGAGACTGTTATATGAAAATCAATTTAATATTATCGTAAAAATTTATTGTTACTAATAAATATTATTGTAACATTGCTACATGAGCCGTTAAGATGTTGTCGCTTAAAAACTAAATAATGGTATAAGATAAAGAGAGAGTTACGTTGAGAGACACATTGTGACTTTTGTTTTCTTTAATAGACACATTCTCTAGTTGGCACACATTCTTTGGCCAACTATAATTTTTCGGACAAAAATAACTCTCCTTTTGTCTAAAGAGAAGTGTGTTGCTTTTAAAGAGTCAAACTTAAAATTTTTAAGTTTCCGTTCATTTGCAATAAATGACAAAGGGGTTAAGTCAAAAAGTAGGTGTATGAGATAAAGTTAATTGTTTTTAGTCGTTGGATCTGTTTAAAAGCTAAAAGATCTAACGGCAGCGAATATGTCAGTGCTACGAGGGTGTTTGGTAGATGGTGCGAGAGAAGGTAAGCAGATTTCGCTATAACTCTATAACGTTACAGACTTCGTATTCTTTTATACAACTTTCTGTGGATACAATTTATATGGACACGAAAATGTTACAAAATTTTATGTGGGCAAATTCTGGGTACACAATTTGGTGGGCAAGGCTATTACTTTGACTTGGATGGGATTGGCGTGGATGCATGTGAAGCCGTTGNNNNNNNNNNNNNNNNNNNNNNNNNNNNNNNNNNNNNNNNNNNNNNNNNNNNNNNNNNNNNNNNNNNNNNNNNNNNNNNNNNNNNNNNNNNNNNNNNNNNGGACTATGAAATACAGCCGATCAATACCCGAACTTAACCCAATACTTATAACCGAAACACTACCAATCCCACACATTTTATAAACAGCAGCAGGTTCATGGCTTTAAACTCCGGTATTAACCTTACCATATCGTAATTAACTTTTTTTTGTTATCCTAGAGAGACCATCTATTAAGTTATATTTGACAGACTACGTACGATCTTGGTGGATCTATCTTTTGTATCATTTACAAATAAATGATAGAAGTTTGTATCATTTAATTTTGTGATACAATTTACATCTTTTTTTTGTAAGATCGATTTGTTTTTTCTCTTTTTTATTGTTTTCATTTGGTTGTTAATGTGAGCTTTGTAGTTTTTTGGTGGGGGTAGTGTTCTCTATCGAAATCTTATTTACATGTTTGTGGAACTTCCCTGAAATTTGACATATTTTGTTTACTATTAAGACTAGAGAGAGTTACGTTGAGAGACACATTGTGACTTTTGTTTTCCTTAATAGACACATTCTCTAGTTGGCACACATTCTTTGGCCAACTGTAATTTTTCGGACAAAAATAACCCTCCTTTTGTCTAAAGAGAAGTGTGTTGCTTTTAAAGAGTCAAACTTAAAATTCTTAAGTTTCCGTTCAGTTGCAATAAATGACAAAGGGGTTAAGTCAAAAAGTAGGTGTATGGGATAAAGTTAATTGTTTTTAGTCGTTGGATCTGTTTAAAAGCTAAAAGATCTAACGGCAGCGAATATGTCAGTGCTACGAGGGTGTTTGGTAGATGGTGCGAGAGAAGGTAAGCAGATTTCGCTATAACTCTATAACGTTACAAACTTCGTATTCTTTTATACAACTTTCTGTGGATACAATTTATGTGGACACGAAAATGTTACAAAATTTTATGTGGGCAAATTCTGTGTACACAATTTGGTGGGCAAGGCTGTTACTTTGACTTGGATGGGATTGGCGTGGATGCATGTGAAGCCGTTGTGTGCGTATTGAATCAGTGGTTAGGTTTGTAGTGGACACGCAGCTGTGGACATGAGATGAAGGTAGGCATGAATATGTAATATGTTAGTTAAATACCAAAAGAGCCACACATACTCAGTTCGTGGAATTAAAGTACATGAATAGACATAAGCCTAACGGCACATTAAGAGCAAAACAAAAGGTGTCCATTAGGTGTATCATGTGTGGCGACATGAGGCGGGTTGCTAAGGTTGTTGTGGTTTGGGTGAGTTGTGGTCGGGTAAGTCATGGTTAGGCGTCAGCTGTTTGGCAGCTTTATGGTCAGAGGTTATGTGAACGGGTGATGTGTGGTCAGGAGTTGAGTGGTTGCGAAGTGTGTGTTCGGGCGATGTGTGGACGGGAATTGTGTGGTTGTGCGACGAGCAGTGGTCAGACAAGTTGTGAAGTGGTGAGGAATCAAGGATAGGTGGCAAGTGAATGTCGGAGTTGAAGAATAAAGGATAAAACTTTTCTACAGATTTAAACAGAAGAACATAGAGTTGAGGTTTATATCGAGAACTCAGACAAAACTAAACCACCACTTCCTCCTCCTCATGTCCTCCACCTCTGTATCCATATCCACCACCATAGCATCCACCATCACAGCATCCACAACCACCTCCTCCTCTTCACGTCTTCTACTTCCGTATCTACATCTGCCACCACGGCATCTACCATCGCGGCATCCACCACCACAATCAGACAAGAAACTAACTTTTCATATATGAATCTATTAGATATATCTATGAAATTAGGAACAGAGAAACACGATTGAGAATGGATTGGAGTTTATGGATTCATGGTGTGACTCACCAATGGTCGAGGATGAAGAGCTGGAGAGGCTAATCCGGCGGAGCAGTCTCAGATCGAGTGAAAGCTAGAGGTGGAGACATAGTACGAAACGTAAATCACCTTCCATGAAGAAACAACGGCGGCGGAGACATAGTACGAAATGTAAATCACCTTCCATGGCGGGTTTTTCTCAATCGACGGTATAAATCACCTTCCATGGTGGGTTTTTCTCAATCGACGGTGGTTGGCCTTGGTTGATGACGAAATCGACTATCGCCGGATATTTTAAAAGTAAACAGATCTGTGACAATGAATATGAAATGTGAACAAATGTTTTTTCCCCCAAGTAAGTACTTCTAGGGACGGTACGGACCAAGTAAACAAAGACGAAAAAGTCCTTAATATGTGTCGACGCAAGCGTATGCTGAGGAAAGGGTATTACAGGAATCTGCAGGTAAGAATAAAGAGTATTAAATGAATGCTGATGATCTACCGAACAGATGCATGTGACCACCCACTTCCCTATTATTGCCAGTGCCACCGCTCTTTTATCTTTTCCCTCTCTCTCCAATTTTTAAAATTTTATTTCTCTAAGAATCGTGTTTAATTTAATTTATTAGTATTTCGCAGTTTGCTTTCATTTATTCGTTTTGTTAATCTTTATGGAATTTTCCCAGTAAAATTGTTAGTACTTTCTACGGCGACCAGTATAATGATGGTCCTTTATTTAGTTAGTAATCAAGAACCATAACTTTTATATCTTGTTTGACAAAAAAAAAAAAAAAAACTTTTATATCTTTACATATGCGAAACACTCCAAAACAATACGGATTTTATCTTTAATTAATAGTAATAATGAAATGAGTGCTATCAATTTCAAAGGTGACAAGAAAAGGGATTGAAGGTGATGCGTACTTGACTTCTCGGTGAAGAAGAGAGAACAAACAAGCAGGAAACAGAGATTTAATTTTAACATAAAGTACAGAAAGAATTACTTTTTTAATTTTTCTGAAAAAAAACAAATATTGAAAGAAAAGGTTTTATTATTCGTTCTTACTCTTTTCCCATCTGTATCAGCAAACAACCCATGTTCATAGTTCCTCCACCAGATAACCCTATCAGCTTCTCTGTTCCTTTCTCCAGACAAAAGTTTTCCTCTTTCGTTCAGACCCAGATCTTTGTTCTTTTCGGTTCTTCATCCCCATTTTGGTTTCTCTTTTTCACTGAAAGAATCCTACTTTTTGTCTTTGTACCTCTTGTGGGCTCTCTCCTGTTCAGATCTAGCAGCTTATTGGATCATATACTGAAAAAATTGGGATCTTTAGTTTGTTTTGTTAACTTTGCATTGCTTTCTTGAAAAGAAAGATTCACCATTTTGGGATTTGATTGCCTAAAAGGCTGTTCATTTCTGCTTGAGAGAGAGAGAGAGAGAGAGAGAGAGAGAGAGAGTTTCTTTCTTTGAGCATCGTTGTGAGCCCTTGCAGAGCTCTTTGAGTGGCTGCTATGTTGAAGCAGAGGAAGAAGTTTATGGAACTTGTGCTATGTCTGTTGATAATCTTCACTTTTGTTGTTGGCTACGGAGAAGCTCAGTCCAAGAGTTTCCTTGTTGATTGCGGCGCAAACACCTCAACCAAAGCAGATGGAAGGATATGGGTTGGAGACTTGTCTCCCAACAACAGTTTGTCACTTAGTTCATCAGGACTTGATGCCACTTCATCCACACCGTTAAAGAGTTCTTCCTTTGCTGAGATTTACAAGTCTGCTCGTGTCTTCACGACCACGCTAAACTACTCATTCCACGAGATACCTCAAGGAAGCTACTTCGTTAGACTTCACTTCAGCCCTTTCCCCATGGAAAACCACAACGTGAACGAGTCTTCTTTCAGCGTGTACGCGAATGGTCTGAGACTGATGCTTGACATCAACATCCAGGGAGAAATCGCGCATAAGAACCTCGTCTTGCTAAGCTCTGGTCACAATGCTACCGCCTCTTCTCTGGTTAAAGAGTTTCTGTTACCCATAGGACCGGAGAAACTGGTTTTGAGTTTCATACCAGAGAAAGAATCTTTCGGCTTTGTCAACGCTATTGAGATTGTTCCTGTGGTTGACAAGCTTTTCAAAGATTCGGTTACTAAAGTTGGTGGAAGCGAGGTGGAGCTTGGTTTGAGCCAACGTGGGGTCGAGACTATGTATAGGCTCAACGTTGGTGGTCCAAAGCTAGGTCCAAGCCAAGATCTGAACCTGTATAGAACATGGGAAACTGATTCAAGCTACATGGTGATTGAAAACGCTGGTGAACACGTCGACAACAGCTCGAGTATCACATACGCTTCGGCTGATGAGTCACCTGTGGCTCCTCTTCTTGTTTACGAGACCGCTAGGACCATGTCATCAGACACTGAAGTCTTGGAGAAAAGGTTCAACATCTCTTGGAAGTTCGAAGTGGATCCTAACTTCGATTACCTGGTCAGGCTCCATTTCTGCGAGCTGGTTGTTGATAAGCAGAACCAGAGGATATTCAGGATATACATCAACAACCAGACTGCTGCTGGTAACTTCGATATATACGCTCATGCTGGTGGGAAGAACAAAGCTATTTATCAAGACTACTTCGATCCTGTCTCCTCCAAGAACGACGTTCTCTGGATTCAGCTTGGACCTGACACATCAGCTGGCGCTTCGGGGACTGATGCTCTTCTCAGCGGTCTTGAGATTTTCAAGCTAAGCAAAAACGGGAATCTTGCTCATCTCGTGAGGTTTGATTCGTCTGGTCACTCGGTGGATAACTCGAGGATGAGGATTATTTGGATCAGCGTTGGTGCAAGTGTAGCAACTATCATTCTTTTCGCGTTCTTGGTGACTATGGTTGTGTGTTTGTGCAAGATGAGGCGCAAAAAATCAGATGACGACTCCAAAAACAATCCTCCTGGCTGGCGTCCGTTGTTCCTGCACGTCAACAACAGTACTACAAACGCTAAAGCAGCGGGTGGCTCGCTGAGACTGAACACTCTTGCAGCGTCTACATTGGGGAGGAAGTTTACATTAGCCGAGATTCGTGCAGCTACCAAGAACTTTGACGACGGTTTAGCTATTGGTGTTGGAGGGTTTGGTAAAGTGTACAGAGGAGAGCTTGAAGATGGAACGGTCATAGCTATCAAACGAGCAACCCCACATTCTCAGCAAGGACTTGCTGAATTCGAGACCGAGATTGTGATGCTCTCAAGGCTTAGGCATAGGCATCTGGTGTCTTTGATCGGGTTCTGCGATGAGCACAACGAGATGATATTGGTGTATGAGTACATGGCTAATGGGACTCTGAGGAGCCATCTGTTTGGAAGCAACCTTCCTCCTTTGTCGTGGAAGCAACGGCTCGAAGCTTGTATAGGCTCTGCGAGGGGATTGCATTACCTTCACACAGGCTCTGAGAGAGGAATCATCCACAGAGATGTCAAGACGACAAACATATTACTAGACGAGAACTTTGTGGCGAAGATGTCTGATTTTGGGCTGTCTAAAGCTGGACCTTCAATGGACCATACTCATGTGAGTACAGCTGTGAAAGGGAGTTTCGGGTATCTTGACCCTGAGTACTTCAGGAGGCAACAGCTAACAGAGAAGTCAGATGTTTACTCTTTTGGGGTCGTGTTGTTTGAAGCTGTTTGTGCTCGAGCTGTTATAAACCCGACTTTGCCTAAAGACCAGATCAACCTTGCGGAATGGGCTTTAAGCTGGCAAAAGCAAAGATCTCTCGAGTCAATCATCGACCCGAATCTGAGGGGGAACTACAGTCCTGAGTCGTTGGACAAGTATGGTGAGATAGCAGAGAAGTGCTTAGCGGATGAAGGGAAGAACAGGCCGATGATGGGAGAAGTTTTATGGCACTTGGAGTATGTTTTGCAGCTTCATGAAGCTTGGCTTCGCAAACAGAATGGAGAAAACTCGTTTTCGAGCAGCCAAGTGTCGTTAGAAGAAGTGCCAGAGAGTTCTCTTCAAGCTTGCACCAAACAAGATTCCTCTGAAGCGGTGAAGAGCCAAACAGGATCAACTCTTCACAACATGGTGTAGAGGAAGCAGTGGATTGACTATCCTCAAAATAATTCTTTTGTTCTTTTGTTTCTATTATTGATTATGATCTATTCAGAAGCTCTTAGTAATAGAGCTTGTAATGTTATGCCACTTGCAAACATGATTTGCTTTTTAAGGTATTTGTTTCTGCTTCTAAAGATGCATGCATAGTTTGGTTAGTGCATTGAGGATTCCTCAACAGGTCATTGTTCCACTTGCAACAGAAGAAACAGTGTTTGAAATGGTTCTCTACAAACAGCTCTGTCTCAAGGAAACGGCAGAATGGAACAAGAGTTACAGATACGTTTGTGTTTGGTAAAGCCAAATTAAAAAAAAAAAAAAAAAACTGCAACTGTCAAAAACAGAAAATACAGTTTGGTTCCTCTCTCGGAATTGTATAAAGAAGCTTCAAAAAGATCCTGGGAGGATGCCACGGATAGGTAAAGACAAGATAGATCTCATTTCTTGCCACCACCGGAAACATTGAACTTGAAGTAAATGATATCTCCATCCAGAACAACATATGTTTTCCCCTCCTGTCTGTATTTTCCTGCGCCCTGCATTAGTTTATTGAAGTTTAGACTCAAACTGTCAAATCCGTGAATCATAGAGATTTTCATCAGCATGAAATTAATTATTTTTTTACTCATGCCGCATCTTCAACAAGAATACACTGCGCTTAGAGGCTACTAACTCCAGAAACCTTAAAGCAATGGGGAGGAAATGGAGTTTGATAAAAGTACCTTGACGGCAGTTTCATTGCCGAATTCTTTGATATCCTCAAACTTCATAACCTGTGATAATAAGGACAAGCGTTCATTCATTTCCGGGTAAACAATAGATTTGTTTTACTTTAATATATGGTTTGCATTAGGATTCTACTTTGATATCTACAAGCCTGCGTCTACCCAATCATTAATAGAAAATTAACAATAAGTTGAATGAGATTATGGAAACACTAGGAGGGAAAAGGCTTTGGCACAGGTAAATTCTAGGGTGTGAAGAGGGTTACCTCGGCACAAATAAATCCTCTCTCAAAATCAGAATGAATGGCCCCTGCAGCTTGAGGAGCCTTTGACTGCCGTCGTATTTGCCAGCACCTCACCTGAAAAGAAAAAAAATATAATTGATGGATCAAATTCCAGTGCAAATGTACCTACTTGACTTTACACTATCGAATAGCTCACTACAGAAAAAAAGATAATGCTTAGAACAACATCTAAGAGAAATAGAGACTAAAGCCAGCGTATTGTGTAGCCAAGTGAATTACTAGGAAAGTTGGGATTGCAATACCTCACCATGCCCAACTGTAAAGAAATATATGAGGTTAATGGCTGAAAATCCAGTTTTGATGATCCTCGGAAGAGCACTGTCAATCAAAGCAGCAATGGCCATTAGATTCACTCTTATTCAATTGAAAAGGGTCGAGGCCGTTCTTTTATTACTAACCTTTGCAGTTTGTTCTCCTCACAATACTTTGCTGCTTCGTCTGGAAGTATATCAGCGAGACTCCTTTCAAAAACACCACTAAAAGGAATCATAGTATCACCACCGTGTTCTTGAACCCTACACAACGACGACACATACATATTTAGTTTCGGAGAAGTATAATACAGGAAGTAATAGTATAGAAGAAAATTTTGGGAAAATGTTAAAACATATTATTCAACATAGTTTGCGAAGGGATATTTGTAAGTACCAAGCATGAATCTTGGGCAAGAACTTGTTTTTCTTCCTCTGGTAGTCTCTCTCATTCATGTTAATCTGTAAGTTCAGATTTGAGAGCAATCAGTGATCAGAAAACGTCTAAACAACATGCCTTTATCATCCATATGCGGAGTTTAAACATTTTGACTGAAACAAATATGTACGGCCAACAGGTTGGAAAAAGCTAAAGACTACATTACGGTTAAATTGCGACCTAGAAGTGTCACGGAAAAGACTGTACGCCTCTACAATTTGGAAGCTGATGCGAACATTTCTTTTGAAAAAAAAAAAAGACCATGATATCAAAGAAACAACAGAGCCTATCCTGAGAAAAAGAAAATTATTACAAAACGAGATGAACATTGAAGATGACTCACCAGGTAAACAACGGGCTTTGGAGAAAGCAACTGGAAGGTGTTCAAAATCTCGATATCAGCTGCTTTCCAATCCCCAAAACGGACATCTTTTCCTTCTTCCAGCCAAGCTTTTACCTGTTACCAAGAGTGTACAATAATATTAATAATTAATGACCAAAAACATATATTGACAGATAAAAAGGCTGCATCATGTTTGACACTTAATAAGCATACGTACCTTTAGCAAGAGGTCAAGTTCAACTTTGAGGGCCTTGTCATTGCTCCTCTTCATGCTCTTCTCGACATCTTCAATCTT
Coding sequences within:
- the LOC106294978 gene encoding probable receptor-like protein kinase At1g30570; the encoded protein is MLKQRKKFMELVLCLLIIFTFVVGYGEAQSKSFLVDCGANTSTKADGRIWVGDLSPNNSLSLSSSGLDATSSTPLKSSSFAEIYKSARVFTTTLNYSFHEIPQGSYFVRLHFSPFPMENHNVNESSFSVYANGLRLMLDINIQGEIAHKNLVLLSSGHNATASSLVKEFLLPIGPEKLVLSFIPEKESFGFVNAIEIVPVVDKLFKDSVTKVGGSEVELGLSQRGVETMYRLNVGGPKLGPSQDLNLYRTWETDSSYMVIENAGEHVDNSSSITYASADESPVAPLLVYETARTMSSDTEVLEKRFNISWKFEVDPNFDYLVRLHFCELVVDKQNQRIFRIYINNQTAAGNFDIYAHAGGKNKAIYQDYFDPVSSKNDVLWIQLGPDTSAGASGTDALLSGLEIFKLSKNGNLAHLVRFDSSGHSVDNSRMRIIWISVGASVATIILFAFLVTMVVCLCKMRRKKSDDDSKNNPPGWRPLFLHVNNSTTNAKAAGGSLRLNTLAASTLGRKFTLAEIRAATKNFDDGLAIGVGGFGKVYRGELEDGTVIAIKRATPHSQQGLAEFETEIVMLSRLRHRHLVSLIGFCDEHNEMILVYEYMANGTLRSHLFGSNLPPLSWKQRLEACIGSARGLHYLHTGSERGIIHRDVKTTNILLDENFVAKMSDFGLSKAGPSMDHTHVSTAVKGSFGYLDPEYFRRQQLTEKSDVYSFGVVLFEAVCARAVINPTLPKDQINLAEWALSWQKQRSLESIIDPNLRGNYSPESLDKYGEIAEKCLADEGKNRPMMGEVLWHLEYVLQLHEAWLRKQNGENSFSSSQVSLEEVPESSLQACTKQDSSEAVKSQTGSTLHNMV
- the LOC106294979 gene encoding obg-like ATPase 1, with translation MPPKAKAKAKDAAGPVERPILGRFSSHLKIGIVGLPNVGKSTLFNTLTKLSIPAENFPFCTIEPNEARVNIPDERFDWLCRLYKPKAEIPAFLEIHDIAGLVRGAHEGQGLGNNFLSHIRAVDGIFHVLRAFEDPDIIHVDDIVDPVRDLETITEELRLKDIEFIKNKIEDVEKSMKRSNDKALKVELDLLLKVKAWLEEGKDVRFGDWKAADIEILNTFQLLSPKPVVYLINMNERDYQRKKNKFLPKIHAWVQEHGGDTMIPFSGVFERSLADILPDEAAKYCEENKLQSALPRIIKTGFSAINLIYFFTVGHGEVRCWQIRRQSKAPQAAGAIHSDFERGFICAEVMKFEDIKEFGNETAVKGAGKYRQEGKTYVVLDGDIIYFKFNVSGGGKK